The following proteins are co-located in the Vigna angularis cultivar LongXiaoDou No.4 chromosome 2, ASM1680809v1, whole genome shotgun sequence genome:
- the LOC108330255 gene encoding calcium-transporting ATPase 4, plasma membrane-type: protein MLVTTVGMRTEWGKLMETINEGGEDETPLQVKLNGVATIIGKIGLTFAILTFVVLIIRFLVEKAQNGEFANWSTADALKLLDFFAIAVTIIVVAVPEGLPLAVTLSLAFAMKKLMNDKALVRHLSACETMGSASCICTDKTGTLTTNRMVVTKTWICAKAMQITGNESADELKTCTPEGVQNILSQAIFQNTSAEVVKDKDGKNTILGTPTESALLEFGCLLGADFDAYAQRKMYKILKVEPFNSVRKKMSVLVGLPDGGVRAFCKGASEIILKMCNKIIDCNGEVVDLPEEHANNVFRIINDFASEALRTLCLAFKDINEMHGEANIPDSGYTLIALVGIKDPVRPGVKEAVQICKAAGITIRMVTGDNIHTAEAIAKEFGILTEGGVAIEGPTFRDLSSEEMMDTIPRIQVMARSLPLDKYNLVSNLKSMFGDVVAVTGDGTNDAPALREADIGLAMGIAGTEVAKENADVIILDDNFTTILNVVKWGRSVYINIQKFVQFQLTVNVVALVINFFSACITGSAPLTAVQLLWVNLIMDTLGALALATEPPNDGLLERPPVARGANFITKPMWRNIIGQSIYQLIILAILNFDGERLLGISGSDATEVLNTLIFNTFVFCQVFNEINSRDIEKINVFRGMFDSWIFLSIIFATVAFQVVIVEFLGTFASTVPLNWQFWVLSVLIGAVSIPIAAILKCIPVERDNSKQHHDGYEALPSGPQQA from the exons ATGTTAGTTACAACTGTTGGCATGAGGACTGAATGGGGAAAATTGATGGAAACTATTAACGAGGGAGGAGAGGACGAGACCCCGTTGCAGGTTAAGTTAAACGGAGTTGCTACTATCATTGGTAAAATTGGTTTGACATTTGCCATTCTGACATTTGTGGTATTGATCATAAGGTTTCTGGTTGAAAAAGCACAAAATGGTGAGTTTGCCAACTGGTCTACGGCTGATGCACTGAAGTTACTAGACTTCTTTGCTATTGCTGTAACCATAATAGTTGTTGCGGTTCCTGAAGGATTGCCACTGGCTGTGACACTCAGTCTTGCTTTTGcaatgaaaaaattaatgaatgacAAGGCACTTGTAAGACATCTTTCTGCTTGTGAGACTATGGGTTCAGCTAGTTGCATTTGCACAGATAAGACAGGGACACTGACCACTAACCGAATGGTGGTTACTAAGACATGGATATGCGCAAAAGCAATGCAGATAACAGGTAACGAGAGTGCAGACGAACTGAAAACATGTACACCTGAAGGAGTTCAAAACATCCTTTCACAGGCTATATTTCAAAATACTTCTGCTGAAGTAGTTAAGGATAAAGATGGAAAGAACACAATATTGGGGACCCCAACAGAATCGGCATTATTGGAATTTGGCTGCCTTTTAGGTGCTGATTTTGATGCCTATGCGCAGCGTAAAATGTACAAGATACTCAAAGTTGAGCCTTTCAATTCAGTCCGAAAGAAAATGTCTGTGCTCGTGGGTCTTCCTGATGGAGGGGTCCGAGCATTCTGCAAAGGTGCAtcagaaataatattaaagatgTGTAACAAAATTATTGATTGCAATGGGGAAGTAGTTGATCTTCCCGAAGAGCATGCAAATAATGTCTTTCgtattataaatgattttgcTTCTGAAGCTTTGAGAACTCTTTGTTTGGCCTTCAAAGATATAAACGAAATGCATGGGGAAGCCAACATTCCTGATAGTGGCTATACTCTAATAGCATTAGTAGGAATCAAGGATCCTGTACGCCCTGGAGTTAAGGAAGCTGTTCAAATTTGTAAAGCTGCTGGAATAACTATCCGCATGGTTACTGGTGATAACATACATACAGCAGAAGCTATAGCCAAAGAATTCGGTATACTTACTGAGGGTGGTGTAGCCATAGAAGGTCCAACGTTTCGTGACCTTTCTTCCGAGGAAATGATGGATACCATACCTAGGATCCAG GTGATGGCACGATCCTTACCGCTCGACAAGTATAACTTGGTAAGCAATTTGAAGAGTATGTTTGGTGATGTTGTTGCTGTTACTGGTGATGGAACTAATGATGCTCCAGCACTTCGTGAAGCAGACATTGGACTTGCAATGGGCATAGCAGGAACTGAG GTTGCAAAAGAAAATGCTGATGTCATTATCCTGGATGATAACTTCACGACTATTCTGAATGTTGTCAAATGGGGACGTTCAGTATACATAAACATCCAAAAATTTGTGCAGTTTCAATTGACAGTTAATGTTGTTGCTCTGgttatcaatttcttttctgcaTGTATCACAG GATCTGCTCCACTCACAGCTGTTCAGTTGCTTTGGGTGAACTTGATCATGGACACTCTTGGTGCATTAGCCCTAGCTACTGAACCTCCTAACGATGGTCTTTTGGAAAGACCTCCTGTTGCAAGGGGAGCAAACTTCATCACCAAACCTATGTGGAGGAATATCATTGGACAAAGCATATACCAATTAATTATCCTTGCGATTCTAAATTTTGACGGGGAGAGGCTCCTCGGAATTAGTGGTTCGGATGCAACAGAAGTTCTCAACACTCTGATATTCAACACCTTTGTATTTTGCCAG GTGTTCAATGAGATAAACAGCAGAGATATTGAAAAGATAAACGTATTCAGAGGCATGTTCGACAGCTGGATATTTTTGTCGATAATTTTCGCCACTGTGGCATTTCAAGTGGTGATAGTTGAATTCCTTGGAACGTTTGCCAGCACCGTGCCTCTAAACTGGCAATTCTGGGTACTGAGCGTGTTAATCGGAGCAGTTAGCATTCCTATAGCTGCTATCCTCAAGTGCATCCCAGTTGAAAGAGATAACAGTAAGCAGCACCATGATGGTTATGAGGCATTGCCATCTGGTCCCCAGCAGGCATAA
- the LOC108330257 gene encoding putative disease resistance protein RGA4 has translation MAESFLFSTAESLIAKLASRAFQEVSRVVDLYDDLQDLTNTLSLVKAVLLDAQQKHEHNNELRQWLIQLKTVFSAAEDVLDEFECQTLRKKVVKVHGSTKDKVSHFFSTSNPLIFRYKMAQQIKDISSILDKVAADRHKFSLQIIDVDQRVVRRRDMTYSRVSDSDVVGRKYDKEKITEHLMQQNPKNDDTSLSVIPIVGIGGLGKTTLAKFVFNDNKIQECFPLQMWVCVSDDFDLKQLIIKIIHSANDVASVDAYPPQPNLNMLDLEQLQNQLKNKLSGQKFLLVLDDVWNEDRVKWVELRNLIQVSAAGSKILVTTRSHSIASMMGTVPSWTIEGLSDEDSLSLFVKWAFKEGEKQKHPDLVNIGREIVKKCKGVPLAVRTLGSLLFSKFEAREWEYVRDNEIWNLPQKKEDILHALKLSYDLMPSYLRQLFVLFSLYPKDYVFYNFDITSLWGVLGLIAPPTSNMTLEDVGNQYLHELLSRSFLQDFQNFGTFYSFRIHDLVHDLALFVAMDECLHINSNIQNIPDNIRHLSFAENILLGNLVTKKSAVVRTVMFPNGVAAANCEAILKTFLGKFKCLRVLDLSRATFETLPRNISKLKHLRYLDISKNPNIKRLPDSICKLQSLQVLMLDGCTELEALPKGLRKLISLRDFSFCTKQTVFPVNEIAKLRSLELFTVESCHNVESMFGGVNFPIIRTLHVSDCRSLKSLGLDGQNFPQLEALIVEKCNNLDLELWNGQHEEERSKLKLKLLSFYGLSQLMALPKWIQEADNSLQCLYVSNCHNIETLPDWLTTLTDLKTLTIIDCPKLVSLPDNIDHLSSLQNLRIQGCADLFEKYEPHMGEFWPKISHIENILIDEPEA, from the coding sequence ATGGCGGAATCATTTCTCTTCAGCACAGCAGAGTCACTCATAGCAAAGCTTGCTTCTCGTGCTTTTCAAGAAGTTTCTCGAGTGGTGGATTTATACGACGATCTTCAAGACCTTACAAACACTCTCTCTTTAGTTAAGGCTGTGCTGTTAGATGCTCAGCAAAAACATGAACACAACAATGAGCTCCGCCAATGGCTCATTCAGCTCAAAACTGTCTTCTCAGCTGCCGAAGATGTTTTGGATGAATTTGAGTGTCAAACACTGCGAAAGAAAGTGGTCAAAGTTCATGGTAGCACCAAAGACAAGGTCAGTCACTTTTTCTCAACCTCTAATCCACTTATTTTTCGTTACAAAATGGCTCAACAAATTAAAGATATCAGCAGCATACTAGACAAGGTTGCAGCTGATAGGCATAAGTTTAGTCTTCAAATAATTGATGTTGATCAACGTGTTGTGCGTCGGAGAGATATGACATATTCCCGTGTGAGTGATTCAGATGTGGTAGGAAGGAAATACGATAAAGAAAAGATTACAGAGCATTTGATGCAGCAGAATCCTAAGAATGATGATACCAGTCTATCTGTTATCCCTATTGTGGGGATCGGAGGCTTGGGAAAGACTACACTTGCAAAGTTTGTTTTCAATGACAACAAGATCCAAGAGTGCTTCCCATTACAGATGTGGGTGTGTGTTTCTGATGACTTTGACCTTAAGCAActtattatcaaaatcatccatTCTGCCAACGATGTAGCATCTGTTGATGCTTATCCTCCACAACCGAATTTGAACATGTTGGATCTGGAGCAACTACAAAATCAACTAAAAAACAAACTTTCCGGTCAAAAATTCTTACTCGTATTGGACGATGTATGGAACGAAGACCGTGTTAAATGGGTTGAGTTACGAAATTTAATCCAAGTAAGTGCTGCAGGAAGCAAAATCCTTGTGACCACACGAAGTCATTCAATTGCTTCCATGATGGGCACAGTTCCCTCTTGGACTATAGAAGGTCTTTCTGACGAAGATTCATTGTCTCTGTTTGTAAAATGGGCAtttaaagaaggagagaaacaAAAGCATCCTGACTTAGTAAATATTGGAAGAGAAATTGTGAAAAAATGCAAAGGAGTTCCATTGGCAGTGAGAACATTAGGGAGTTTACTATTCTCGAAATTTGAAGCCCGTGAATGGGAATATGTAAGAGACAATGAAATTTGGAATTTGCCTCAGAAAAAGGAGGACATTTTACATGCGCTTAAATTAAGTTACGATCTCATGCCGTCCTATTTGAGGCAACTGTTTGTATTGTTTTCCCTTTATCCAAAAGATTATGTATTCTATAATTTTGACATAACTTCGCTTTGGGGGGTACTTGGACTAATTGCACCACCAACATCGAATATGACACTTGAAGATGTGGGCAATCAGTATTTGCACGAACTTCTGTCAAGATCTTTTCTTCAGgattttcaaaactttggcaCCTTTTATAGTTTCAGAATACATGATTTGGTGCATGATCTCGCCCTATTTGTTGCGATGGACGAGTGTCTACATATTAATTCCAACATTCAAAATATTCCTGACAATATTCGACATCTGTCTTTTGCAGAAAATATTTTGCTTGGCAATTTAGTCACCAAAAAATCAGCAGTTGTGAGAACCGTAATGTTTCCAAATGGTGTAGCAGCTGCCAACTGTGAAGCTATACTAAAGACGTTTCTGGGAAAGTTCAAATGCTTGCGTGTTTTGGATTTAAGTCGTGCAACATTTGAGACTTTGCCTCGTAACATTTCCAAGTTGAAACATCTGAGATATCTGGACATTAGCAAAAATCCCAACATTAAGAGACTCCCGGACTCTATTTGCAAGCTCCAAAGTTTGCAAGTGTTGATGCTTGACGGATGCACGGAGCTGGAAGCATTGCCCAAAGGATTAAGAAAACTGATCAGTCTCCGAGATTTTTCGTTTTGCACAAAGCAAACTGTTTTTCCTGTGAATGAGATCGCCAAATTAAGGTCGCTTGAATTATTTACTGTTGAATCATGCCATAATGTGGAGTCCATGTTTGGAGGGGTGAATTTCCCTATTATTAGAACTTTGCATGTTTCAGACTGTCGGAGTCTAAAGTCTTTGGGGTTGGATGGTCAAAATTTTCCTCAATTAGAAGCATTGATTGTTGAAAAGTGCAACAATTTGGACTTGGAACTGTGGAATGGTCAGCATGAAGAAGAAAGGTCCAAGCTGAAGTTAAAACTTCTTAGCTTTTATGGTTTATCACAGCTGATGGCCTTGCCTAAATGGATTCAGGAAGCGGACAACTCCTTACAGTGCTTGTATGTTTCAAATTGCCACAATATTGAAACACTTCCAGATTGGTTAACAACTCTGACTGATCTAAAAACACTTACTATAATAGATTGTCCAAAGTTGGTATCTCTCCCCGATAACATAGATCACCTCTCCTCACTTCAAAATTTAAGGATTCAAGGTTGTGCTgacttatttgaaaaatatgagCCCCATATGGGAGAGTTTTGGCCCAAAATATCACATATAGAAAACATATTGATTGACGAACCAGAAGCCTAA
- the LOC108330258 gene encoding putative disease resistance protein At3g14460 produces MNEIANLGWLEVLTIGSCHNVESIGGMKFPTLKTLFVQDCQSLKSLLLDGKNFPQLETLVVEECNNLDLELKKGDHEEQSPKLKLKFVGFSTLSQLVTLPKWFQEAVNSLQCLVVINCHNFESFPDWLPVLTDMKTLQIINCPKLVALPDNIHLFTALENLTIGGYAADLYKKYEQHVGEFWPKISHIKKNFFDEAEDLDEE; encoded by the coding sequence ATGAATGAGATCGCCAACTTGGGGTGGCTTGAAGTCTTGACTATTGGATCATGCCATAATGTGGAATCCATCGGAGGGATGAAATTTCCTACTCTTAAAACTTTGTTCGTTCAAGACTGTCAGAGTCTTAAGTCTCTGCTGCTCGACGGTAAAAATTTTCCTCAATTAGAAACATTAGTTGTTGAAGAGTGCAATAATTTGGATTTGGAACTGAAGAAGGGAGATCATGAAGAACAAAGCCCCAAGCTGAAGTTAAAATTTGTTGGATTTTCAACTTTATCACAACTGGTGACCTTACCTAAATGGTTTCAAGAAGCTGTCAACTCCTTACAGTGTTTGGTTGTTATAAATTGTCACAATTTTGAATCATTTCCAGATTGGTTGCCAGTTTTGACTGATATGAAAACTcttcaaataataaattgtcCAAAGTTGGTAGCGCTCCCGGATAACATTCATCTCTTCACGGCCCTTGAAAATTTGACGATTGGAGGTTATGCAGCTGACTTATATAAAAAGTATGAGCAACATGTTGGAGAGTTTTGGCCCAAAATATCACAcatcaaaaaaaatttctttgatgaAGCAGAAGATTTAGATGAAGAGTAA